Proteins co-encoded in one Stomoxys calcitrans chromosome 5, idStoCalc2.1, whole genome shotgun sequence genomic window:
- the LOC106085437 gene encoding microfibril-associated glycoprotein 4-like, translating to MLRLCFEIEIKVLILFVLIFHNTSADENLYETCLSEEEDQTIVRWYSDINQCLEGYKDTEHNMLKLQTENEVLQQRIKHLEQHLLALSERLANFEVPSSVVVQRRVDGSENFDRNWEDYKMGFGSSYGEFFIGLDKLHTLTNTKRYELLIVMEDWQYERRYAKYDNFVVGNETEKYMIKSLGKYSGTAGDSLFYHKGKKFSTKDQDNDSFVEGSCAHDHAGAWWFGNCLYSHLNGPYLKSKKIAYHRGISWTTFKGDYYSLKFVEMTLRPHIS from the exons ATGCTAAGACTATGTTTCGAAATAGAAATCAAAGTTTTGATACTATTTGTCTTAATATTCCACAATACTTCAGCCGATGAA AATTTGTATGAGACTTGTCTCTCTGAAGAGGAGGATCAAACCATTGTCAGGTGGTACAGTGACATAAATCAATGCCTTGAGGGTTATAAAGATACTGAGCATAACATGTTGAAACTCCAGACTGAAAATGAGGTTTTGCAGCAAAGGATCAAGCATTTGGAACAACATTTGTTGGCACTTTCCGAAAGACTTGCAAATTTTGAAGTACCTTCCAGTGTTGTTGTACAGAGACGTGTGGATGGTTCggaaaatttcgacagaaattGGGAAGATTATAAAATGGGATTTGGCAGTAGTTATGGTGAATTCTTCATAGGTTTGGATAAATTGCACACTCTAACCAACACAAAACGCTATGAGCTGTTAATTGTTATGGAGGACTGGCAATATGAGCGAcgttatgccaagtatgataacTTTGTCGTTGGCAACGAAACTGAGAAATACATGATAAAAAGTTTGGGCAAATACAGTGGCACTGCTGGTGATTCTCTCTTTTATCATAAGGGCAAAAAATTCTCCACCAAGGATCAGGACAATGACTCTTTTGTGGAAGGCAGCTGTGCTCATGACCATGCAGGTGCCTGGTGGTTTGGCAATTGTTTATACAG CCATCTTAATGGACCTTATCTGAAGTCGAAGAAAATAGCTTATCATCGCGGTATTAGCTGGACCACTTTCAAAGGAGATTAttattcgttgaaatttgttgAAATGACTCTACGTCCTCACATATcatag